The genomic stretch ACAGGCCAGAAGCCAGTATTGAATAAGGCTCGGGTGAGTATTTCTAATTTCAAGGTTCGAGAGGGAATGATTGTTGGCGCAAAGGTTACGATGAGGGGCGACAGGATGTATGAGTTCTTGGATCGTCTGATCAGCGTGGCTTTGCCCAGGATCAGGGATTTTCGTGGAATATCACCGAAATCTTTTGATGGGCGAGGAAGTTACACGCTTGGAATCAAGGAACAGACGGTTTTTCCCGAGATCGATCCGAATAATGTAACCGTAACGCAGGGGATGGATATAACAATTGTAACTACAGCTCGCAACGATA from bacterium encodes the following:
- the rplE gene encoding 50S ribosomal protein L5, which produces MMPRLKQKYASEVVPMLKDKLGMTNILRMPRLVKVVVNMGIAAGKKDAINNLTADLAKITGQKPVLNKARVSISNFKVREGMIVGAKVTMRGDRMYEFLDRLISVALPRIRDFRGISPKSFDGRGSYTLGIKEQTVFPEIDPNNVTVTQGMDITIVTTARNDNEAREMLKLLGMPFSGN